The Methanobrevibacter sp. TMH8 genomic interval AGCTATTGATGCTTGTATTGGTGCTATGGGTGTTGTACATGGACCAATTGATTTAGAAATGATTAGAAAAATTGATGAAGGTGAAATTACAGCTAACGAGGCATTTTCAACAGCTGGAGCTGTAAAAATAGCTAATATTAATGATAAAGTAGCTTTCATGAAGGATACACTTCTTAATAATTACAAAGAATATGATAAAAATGCAAAATTAGCTATTGATACTATGGTTTTTACAGTAGCTATGGAGATAATAGGATTAGCTGGTATAGCTAACAATACTCTTGAAGGTGTTGTTTTAACTGGATCTATTGGTTCAATGAAGTTTCCAGTTGATTTTGAAAAATCTCTTAATAAATATTTGAAAAATAAATTTAAAATAGTTATTCTTCCAAGCACATCTGGAGCATTTGGTAGTGCTGAAATAGCTAAAGATGTTTATAATAGAAAAGAAGATATTTTAGGCATTAAAGTTGATTAATAATGACTTTATAATGGCCTATTTTTATATAAAAAAAGTTTTTAATGAAAATAAAAATAAATAATTATTCTTTAATGGATATAAAAGCTATTTTTCCTCCTTTAACAACTTTTAAACCATCATCTATTTCTAAAACAGTATTTAAAAAGTTGTCAATAGCTATTATTTTTCCTTCGAATTCTTCCCAATTTTTAAGACCTATTAAGACATCTTTTCCTTTAAAGTCTGCGAATTGTTTATTAACTTGAAAATTATTATTATTATTTTCCATAATATTCACCTATATTGATTAAAGCTAGAACTATTTTTCATGCATGAAGTATAATTGTTAAATAATTAATTTA includes:
- a CDS encoding LSM domain-containing protein, whose amino-acid sequence is MENNNNNFQVNKQFADFKGKDVLIGLKNWEEFEGKIIAIDNFLNTVLEIDDGLKVVKGGKIAFISIKE